From the genome of Flavobacterium ovatum, one region includes:
- a CDS encoding DUF4402 domain-containing protein, whose amino-acid sequence MQRGYLYKSSFKLPFLGAIYFFITSIYAQPALPPRGVSVQSTQALHFGTFALTGGGDGILSVGTDGYRNAIQNVFLSELTPTAQPAIFEIKLCQGRNVTINYDSTTPLIRIGGGTMTLNIGPAKREGINTTLQNGDTFSLQGNCNFITILRVGGTLHIPSNSLPGIYTGSFEITFNQE is encoded by the coding sequence ATGCAAAGAGGATATTTATATAAATCAAGTTTTAAATTGCCATTTCTTGGGGCAATTTACTTCTTTATAACATCTATTTATGCTCAGCCTGCTTTGCCACCAAGAGGTGTCTCTGTACAATCAACACAAGCATTGCATTTTGGTACATTTGCTCTCACTGGTGGAGGGGATGGTATTCTTTCCGTTGGGACAGACGGATATAGAAATGCAATTCAAAATGTATTTCTGTCGGAATTGACACCTACAGCCCAACCTGCCATTTTTGAAATTAAATTATGTCAAGGTAGAAATGTAACTATTAATTATGATTCTACAACACCATTAATACGTATTGGAGGCGGTACAATGACACTTAATATTGGGCCAGCAAAAAGAGAGGGAATAAATACTACTTTGCAAAATGGGGATACTTTTTCATTACAAGGCAATTGTAACTTTATTACAATTTTGCGGGTTGGTGGAACTTTGCATATACCTTCAAATTCCTTACCGGGTATTTATACTGGCAGTTTTGAAATTACTTTTAATCAAGAATAA
- a CDS encoding carboxypeptidase-like regulatory domain-containing protein, whose amino-acid sequence MRLFFKVLYDFLDEFRYLKSYLLYFTIFSSFTMFGNNGIKKENNLDPVNNFDIIPVEVNVKGILHFETEVIITDSKILYFNVEDLFNKLGINVKIENNGNILSGFVENENKTYRIDIENSQIIVGGKNIKSINGIVQKMNSIYVESNLLTEAFGLNIIFNFRSLSVKLDATFELPKIKQARLEKMRNNISKLQTNTENFKDTIVGRNYHLFKAGTLNWSASTFQTSQSGGANNFGLGLGSELLYGEANVSIFLNSQSEFDSRQLLYNWRWIDNEKKYIKQAQVGKVNSQSISFLKAPLVGASITNSSNAVRKAKGTFTISEYTEPNWTVELYINDALVDYTSADASGLYLFKVPIVYGYTTLKLKFYGLLGEERIEERVMNTPYTFMPVNVLEYNLVGGVLEDENSSQFGRGEVNYGLTRFLTIGGGLEYLSNIPEHTAIPFAHAAIQPFSKMVINMEYAHNVSIKGLVNYYLGSSSFLELDYRKYVEGQQATFNTANEERRVKFSFPSKLYAISTNTKLSYNQFIYNTFNYNQVNTVFSGNYKNYSANFSLASNWISNSDVFLTSNLAMSFKMTNGLVIRPSIDYNFSSNQLMRYGTVLEKRVSKMSFSATIERNEQIKSNNFLLNFKYDLNFARTYFSVSHNNNGFNSSQSAQGSLAFGGDNGYVKTGNNSALGKGGILLYPFLDLNNNGRKDVGEPTVFVKDVKMTNGKAITSERDSIVRISDLNAFVNYNIQFADAELESISWRFKHHSYQVLVDPNQYKKVEVPILVVGEVSGMIYLNTADDLKGQGRITIQIYNDHNQKVAETLSESDGYYNYLGLKPGNYTIRVDDNQLDKLDYQSTPQMHKVVIKVSEEGTIVEGLDFQIKSKGTPEGVQANIAETNLQVNEGVISEFITAKPIESITNTNEVFYSVQLGVYKGHTIPKELHNLDLVFYEDLAGGNVQFYYGFFRTKEKALIAKNTLVLRGVLDSSIVAYQFGKKIATPVTTVSKEEDTKEISIPIKRDEQINYKVNISFGKISDIKEDFFGVQIGVFRNYVPSKHLVNFNPIYYEIITEDRIRYISGKFKTFQEAKRMKNEIVSKGIKDAYIVKYNDGKRVGPSSKE is encoded by the coding sequence ATGAGACTTTTTTTTAAAGTGCTATATGATTTTCTTGATGAATTTCGATATTTGAAGTCTTATCTATTGTATTTTACAATTTTTAGCTCTTTTACAATGTTTGGAAACAACGGTATTAAGAAGGAGAATAATTTGGATCCAGTAAACAATTTTGATATTATACCTGTAGAGGTAAATGTCAAAGGAATTCTCCATTTTGAAACAGAAGTTATTATAACGGACTCCAAAATTTTGTACTTTAATGTTGAAGATTTATTTAATAAATTAGGTATTAATGTAAAGATTGAAAATAATGGGAATATATTAAGTGGGTTTGTTGAGAATGAAAATAAAACCTATAGAATTGATATAGAGAATAGTCAGATTATTGTAGGCGGTAAAAATATAAAATCTATAAATGGTATTGTACAAAAAATGAATTCTATTTATGTAGAATCAAATTTGTTAACGGAAGCATTTGGTTTAAATATAATATTCAATTTTCGTTCGTTATCTGTAAAATTGGACGCTACTTTTGAACTTCCAAAAATTAAACAGGCAAGATTAGAGAAGATGCGTAATAATATAAGTAAACTTCAAACTAATACTGAAAATTTCAAAGATACAATTGTAGGTAGAAATTATCATTTATTTAAAGCCGGTACATTAAATTGGTCTGCAAGTACTTTTCAAACATCTCAATCAGGAGGAGCTAATAATTTTGGATTGGGTTTAGGAAGTGAATTATTGTATGGTGAAGCAAATGTCTCTATATTTCTAAACTCACAAAGTGAATTTGATAGTCGACAACTATTATATAATTGGCGATGGATAGATAATGAAAAAAAATATATAAAGCAGGCCCAAGTAGGTAAAGTAAATAGTCAAAGTATTTCCTTTTTAAAAGCACCACTTGTAGGAGCTAGTATAACGAACTCTTCTAATGCGGTAAGGAAAGCCAAAGGAACATTTACAATAAGCGAATATACCGAACCAAACTGGACTGTTGAATTGTATATAAACGATGCCTTAGTGGATTACACTTCTGCGGATGCTTCGGGTTTGTATCTGTTTAAAGTGCCTATCGTATATGGTTATACCACCTTGAAATTAAAATTTTATGGGCTTTTGGGAGAAGAGCGCATAGAAGAACGAGTTATGAATACACCTTATACTTTTATGCCTGTAAATGTATTGGAATATAATCTTGTAGGAGGAGTTTTGGAAGATGAAAATTCAAGCCAGTTTGGCCGCGGTGAAGTTAATTATGGCCTTACTAGATTTTTAACAATTGGTGGTGGTTTAGAATACTTATCAAATATTCCGGAACATACTGCAATTCCATTTGCACATGCCGCCATACAGCCGTTTTCTAAAATGGTGATTAATATGGAATATGCGCATAATGTAAGTATTAAAGGATTGGTAAACTATTACCTGGGTAGTAGTTCTTTTTTAGAATTAGATTATCGCAAATATGTTGAAGGGCAGCAGGCGACTTTTAATACTGCAAATGAAGAGCGAAGAGTGAAATTTTCATTTCCAAGTAAACTATATGCTATTTCAACTAATACAAAGTTGAGTTATAATCAATTTATATATAATACTTTTAATTATAATCAGGTTAATACCGTGTTTTCGGGTAACTATAAAAATTATTCTGCTAATTTTTCATTAGCTTCAAACTGGATTAGTAATAGTGATGTTTTTTTAACTTCCAATTTAGCAATGTCCTTTAAAATGACAAATGGCTTGGTCATTCGTCCGTCAATTGATTATAATTTTTCTTCTAATCAATTAATGCGTTATGGTACAGTTTTAGAAAAGAGGGTTTCTAAAATGTCTTTTTCTGCGACTATAGAGAGAAACGAACAAATAAAATCGAACAATTTTTTATTGAATTTTAAATACGATTTGAATTTTGCACGAACGTATTTTTCAGTATCACATAATAATAATGGTTTTAATTCATCTCAAAGTGCACAAGGAAGTTTGGCTTTTGGTGGGGATAATGGCTATGTGAAAACGGGGAACAACTCTGCATTGGGAAAAGGCGGTATTTTATTATATCCGTTTCTTGATTTGAATAACAATGGCAGAAAAGATGTAGGTGAACCAACAGTTTTTGTAAAAGATGTGAAAATGACAAATGGCAAGGCAATTACCAGTGAAAGAGATTCCATAGTAAGGATCTCTGATTTAAATGCTTTTGTGAATTATAATATACAGTTTGCGGATGCGGAGTTGGAGAGTATATCTTGGAGGTTTAAACACCATTCCTACCAAGTCTTAGTAGATCCAAACCAGTATAAAAAAGTGGAAGTGCCTATTTTGGTAGTAGGTGAAGTAAGCGGAATGATTTATCTGAATACAGCGGATGATTTAAAAGGTCAAGGTCGTATTACTATACAGATATACAATGATCACAACCAAAAAGTAGCTGAAACATTGAGTGAATCAGATGGTTATTATAATTATTTAGGGTTAAAGCCAGGGAATTACACGATACGCGTTGATGACAATCAATTGGATAAACTGGATTATCAATCGACTCCTCAGATGCATAAAGTTGTGATTAAAGTGTCTGAAGAAGGAACAATTGTTGAAGGATTGGATTTTCAAATTAAATCTAAGGGAACGCCAGAAGGGGTACAGGCGAATATTGCTGAAACTAATTTGCAGGTCAATGAGGGTGTGATTTCAGAGTTTATAACGGCAAAACCTATTGAAAGTATTACCAATACAAATGAAGTTTTTTATAGTGTTCAGCTTGGAGTTTATAAAGGTCATACAATACCAAAAGAATTACATAATCTTGACCTAGTTTTTTATGAAGATTTAGCTGGCGGCAATGTTCAATTTTATTATGGTTTTTTTAGAACTAAAGAAAAAGCCCTTATTGCTAAGAATACCCTTGTGTTAAGAGGGGTTCTTGATTCGTCAATAGTTGCATATCAATTTGGAAAAAAAATCGCGACACCTGTAACAACAGTGTCAAAAGAAGAAGATACGAAAGAGATAAGTATTCCAATTAAAAGGGATGAACAAATCAATTATAAAGTAAATATTTCTTTTGGTAAAATTTCAGATATTAAAGAAGATTTTTTTGGTGTACAAATTGGTGTGTTCAGAAATTATGTACCTTCGAAGCATCTTGTTAACTTTAATCCAATATATTACGAAATTATAACTGAGGATAGGATACGTTATATCTCAGGGAAATTTAAAACCTTTCAAGAGGCTAAAAGAATGAAGAATGAAATCGTTAGTAAGGGAATTAAAGACGCTTACATTGTTAAATACAATGACGGTAAACGGGTTGGTCCTTCTTCAAAAGAATAG